A single genomic interval of Pogoniulus pusillus isolate bPogPus1 chromosome 24, bPogPus1.pri, whole genome shotgun sequence harbors:
- the PAK6 gene encoding serine/threonine-protein kinase PAK 6 isoform X2, producing MFRKKKKKRPEISAPQNFEHRVHTSFDPKEGKFVGLPPQWQNILDTLRRPKPVVDPSRITRMQLQPMKTVVRGSTVEVEGYISGILNDIQKLSAISSNTLRGRSPTSRRRAQSLGLLGEERPPDMYLQSPEADWADKYGNYLNCNGGTKVTRRQTMWPDYKPRLEGQAHPNGMVMKAQSLGPSEFQGADGSCLQRAPALQHMPTLPGESDKMGKRNSEECWPQPCLLRQANSRPSGEGSPSSKSRENSLKRRLLRSVFPSSSSSNKLGPSLQMKPNAFFRPQQWGSPRSPAAKALSLPSDQPASDFPRMISEAGTPQKSPTVEKVAAVPQGRPSPAGSPRNRQTQTSSSNLHLPQDSLVKGQLASEDPVVVTHEQFKAALRMVVDQGDPRTMLENYVKIGEGSTGIVCIAREKHSGRQVAVKMMDLRKQQRRELLFNEVVIMRDYQHVNVVEMYKSYLVGEELWVLMEFLQGGALTDIVSQIRLNEEQIATVCESVLQALTYLHSQGVIHRDIKSDSILLTLDGRVKLSDFGFCAQISKDVPKRKSLVGTPYWMAPEVIARIPYTTEVDIWSLGIMVIEMVDGEPPYFSDSPVQAMKRLRDSPPPKLKNFHRTSPVLRDFLERMLTRDPLERATAQELLDHPFLLQTGLPECLVPLIQQYRKRTSTC from the exons ATGTTCcgcaagaagaagaagaaacgcCCGGAGATCTCGGCTCCGCAGAACTTCGAGCACCGTGTCCACACTTCCTTTGACCCAAAGGAGGGGAAATTTGTGGGCCTGCCCCCACAATGGCAGAATATTCTAGACACGCTGAGGCGCCCCAAGCCAGTGGTCGACCCTTCAAGGATCACAAGGATGCAACTCCAGCCTATGAAG ACTGTGGTGAGGGGCAGCACAGTGGAAGTGGAAGGTTACATCTCTGGGATCCTCAATGACATCCAGAAGCTTTCTGCCatcagttccaacaccctgagGGGAAGGAGCCCCACCAGCAGGAGAAGAGCACAGTCCCTTGGGCTCTTGGGTGAAGAAAGACCCCCAGATATGTATCTTCAGAGTCCTGAAGCAGACTGGGCAGACAAATATGGAAACTACCTCAACTGCAATGGTGGGACCAAGGTGACCCGGAGGCAGACTATGTGGCCAGACTACAAACCCCGCTTGGAAGGACAGGCTCATCCCAATGGTATGGTCATGAAAGCACAGTCCCTTGGGCCTTCAGAGTTCCAGGGTGCTGATGGCAGCTGCCTCCAgcgtgctcctgctctgcagcacatgcCAACCCTGCCTGGGGAGAGTGACAAGATGGGAAAGAGAAACTCAGAAGAGTGCTGGCCTCAGCCATGTCTCCTACGCCAGGCAAACTCCAGGCCCTCAGGGgagggcagccccagctccaagTCAAGGGAGaacagcctgaagaggaggctgctgcgCAGTGTGTTCCCCTCGTCCAGCAGCTCAAACAAGTTGGGTCCTTCCCTGCAGATGAAG CCTAATGCTTTCTTCAGGCCCCAGCAATGGGGCTCACCACGCAGCCCTGCGGCCAAAGCCCTGTCTCTTCCATCAGATCAGCCTGCATCTGATTTCCCCAGGATGATCTCAGAAGCTGGAACGCCCCAGAAGTCACCAACAGTGGAGAAGGTGGCTGCAGTGCCACAGGGCAGGCCATCTCCAGCAGGTTCTCCCAGGAACCGGCAGACTCAGACCAGTTCCAGCAACCTCCACCTTCCTCAGGACTCCTTGGTGAAAGGGCAGCTGGCCAGTGAAGACCCAGTGGTTGTGACTCACGAGCAGTTCAAAGCTGCCCTCAGGATGGTGGTGGACCAGGGGGATCCCCGGACAATGCTGGAGAACTATGTAAAGATCGGTGAAGGCTCCACAGGCATCGTCTGCATCGCTCGGGAGAAGCACTCGGGGAGGCAGGTGGCAGTGAAAATGATGGacctgaggaagcagcagcgCAGGGAGCTCCTTTTTAATGAG GTGGTGATAATGAGGGACTATCAACATGTCAATGTGGTGGAGATGTACAAGAGCTATTTAGTGGGAGAGGAACTCTGGGTGCTGATGGAATTCCTGCAAGGAGGAGCCCTCACAGACATTGTGTCTCAGATCAG GCTAAATGAAGAGCAAATTGCAACAGTGTGTGAGtcagtgctgcaggctctgaCCTATCTTCACTCTCAGGGGGTCATTCACCGAGATATTAAGAGCGACTCCATTCTTCTGACACTGGATGGAAGG GTCAAACTCTCAGATTTTGGCTTCTGTGCTCAGATCAGTAAAGATGTACCCAAAAGAAAGTCCTTAGTAGGTACTCCTTACTGGATGGCTCCAGAAGTTATTGCAAGGATACCATACACTACTGAG GTGGATATCTGGTCTCTGGGGATCATGGTGATAGAGATGGTGGATGGAGAACCCCCATATTTCAGTGACTCACCAGTCCAGGCAATGAAGAGACTCCGTGACAGTCCTCCTCCCAAGCTGAAAAACTTCCACAGG ACCTCCCCAGTTCTGAGAGATTTTTTGGAAAGGATGTTGACCCGGGATCCACTGGAAAGAGCAACGGCACAAGAACTTCTGGATCACCCCTTTCTGCTCCAGACAGGACTCCCAGAGTGCCTGGTGCCCCTCATCCAGCAGTACAGGAAGCGTACCTCCACCTGCTGA
- the PAK6 gene encoding serine/threonine-protein kinase PAK 6 isoform X1 has translation MTVGEFPSRSFLSLGLVLHQRFCSRTTGTMFRKKKKKRPEISAPQNFEHRVHTSFDPKEGKFVGLPPQWQNILDTLRRPKPVVDPSRITRMQLQPMKTVVRGSTVEVEGYISGILNDIQKLSAISSNTLRGRSPTSRRRAQSLGLLGEERPPDMYLQSPEADWADKYGNYLNCNGGTKVTRRQTMWPDYKPRLEGQAHPNGMVMKAQSLGPSEFQGADGSCLQRAPALQHMPTLPGESDKMGKRNSEECWPQPCLLRQANSRPSGEGSPSSKSRENSLKRRLLRSVFPSSSSSNKLGPSLQMKPNAFFRPQQWGSPRSPAAKALSLPSDQPASDFPRMISEAGTPQKSPTVEKVAAVPQGRPSPAGSPRNRQTQTSSSNLHLPQDSLVKGQLASEDPVVVTHEQFKAALRMVVDQGDPRTMLENYVKIGEGSTGIVCIAREKHSGRQVAVKMMDLRKQQRRELLFNEVVIMRDYQHVNVVEMYKSYLVGEELWVLMEFLQGGALTDIVSQIRLNEEQIATVCESVLQALTYLHSQGVIHRDIKSDSILLTLDGRVKLSDFGFCAQISKDVPKRKSLVGTPYWMAPEVIARIPYTTEVDIWSLGIMVIEMVDGEPPYFSDSPVQAMKRLRDSPPPKLKNFHRTSPVLRDFLERMLTRDPLERATAQELLDHPFLLQTGLPECLVPLIQQYRKRTSTC, from the exons GCACCATGTTCcgcaagaagaagaagaaacgcCCGGAGATCTCGGCTCCGCAGAACTTCGAGCACCGTGTCCACACTTCCTTTGACCCAAAGGAGGGGAAATTTGTGGGCCTGCCCCCACAATGGCAGAATATTCTAGACACGCTGAGGCGCCCCAAGCCAGTGGTCGACCCTTCAAGGATCACAAGGATGCAACTCCAGCCTATGAAG ACTGTGGTGAGGGGCAGCACAGTGGAAGTGGAAGGTTACATCTCTGGGATCCTCAATGACATCCAGAAGCTTTCTGCCatcagttccaacaccctgagGGGAAGGAGCCCCACCAGCAGGAGAAGAGCACAGTCCCTTGGGCTCTTGGGTGAAGAAAGACCCCCAGATATGTATCTTCAGAGTCCTGAAGCAGACTGGGCAGACAAATATGGAAACTACCTCAACTGCAATGGTGGGACCAAGGTGACCCGGAGGCAGACTATGTGGCCAGACTACAAACCCCGCTTGGAAGGACAGGCTCATCCCAATGGTATGGTCATGAAAGCACAGTCCCTTGGGCCTTCAGAGTTCCAGGGTGCTGATGGCAGCTGCCTCCAgcgtgctcctgctctgcagcacatgcCAACCCTGCCTGGGGAGAGTGACAAGATGGGAAAGAGAAACTCAGAAGAGTGCTGGCCTCAGCCATGTCTCCTACGCCAGGCAAACTCCAGGCCCTCAGGGgagggcagccccagctccaagTCAAGGGAGaacagcctgaagaggaggctgctgcgCAGTGTGTTCCCCTCGTCCAGCAGCTCAAACAAGTTGGGTCCTTCCCTGCAGATGAAG CCTAATGCTTTCTTCAGGCCCCAGCAATGGGGCTCACCACGCAGCCCTGCGGCCAAAGCCCTGTCTCTTCCATCAGATCAGCCTGCATCTGATTTCCCCAGGATGATCTCAGAAGCTGGAACGCCCCAGAAGTCACCAACAGTGGAGAAGGTGGCTGCAGTGCCACAGGGCAGGCCATCTCCAGCAGGTTCTCCCAGGAACCGGCAGACTCAGACCAGTTCCAGCAACCTCCACCTTCCTCAGGACTCCTTGGTGAAAGGGCAGCTGGCCAGTGAAGACCCAGTGGTTGTGACTCACGAGCAGTTCAAAGCTGCCCTCAGGATGGTGGTGGACCAGGGGGATCCCCGGACAATGCTGGAGAACTATGTAAAGATCGGTGAAGGCTCCACAGGCATCGTCTGCATCGCTCGGGAGAAGCACTCGGGGAGGCAGGTGGCAGTGAAAATGATGGacctgaggaagcagcagcgCAGGGAGCTCCTTTTTAATGAG GTGGTGATAATGAGGGACTATCAACATGTCAATGTGGTGGAGATGTACAAGAGCTATTTAGTGGGAGAGGAACTCTGGGTGCTGATGGAATTCCTGCAAGGAGGAGCCCTCACAGACATTGTGTCTCAGATCAG GCTAAATGAAGAGCAAATTGCAACAGTGTGTGAGtcagtgctgcaggctctgaCCTATCTTCACTCTCAGGGGGTCATTCACCGAGATATTAAGAGCGACTCCATTCTTCTGACACTGGATGGAAGG GTCAAACTCTCAGATTTTGGCTTCTGTGCTCAGATCAGTAAAGATGTACCCAAAAGAAAGTCCTTAGTAGGTACTCCTTACTGGATGGCTCCAGAAGTTATTGCAAGGATACCATACACTACTGAG GTGGATATCTGGTCTCTGGGGATCATGGTGATAGAGATGGTGGATGGAGAACCCCCATATTTCAGTGACTCACCAGTCCAGGCAATGAAGAGACTCCGTGACAGTCCTCCTCCCAAGCTGAAAAACTTCCACAGG ACCTCCCCAGTTCTGAGAGATTTTTTGGAAAGGATGTTGACCCGGGATCCACTGGAAAGAGCAACGGCACAAGAACTTCTGGATCACCCCTTTCTGCTCCAGACAGGACTCCCAGAGTGCCTGGTGCCCCTCATCCAGCAGTACAGGAAGCGTACCTCCACCTGCTGA